The sequence GACCGGGCTGAGACCGCTTTTGGGCCCCTGCGGGCCGCCCGCACATGGGAGGAGTCGATCACCGCCCGGGACCAGTCCAGCTTCTTCGCCGACCGCAGCTTCTTTAACAGCAGCATATGCAACTGGTCCCACATCCCGGCCTCGTTCCACGCGGCCAGCCGCCGCCAGCAGGTCATGCCCGAACCGAAGCCCAGCTCCTGGGGCAGGTACTCCCACTGGATGCCGGTATGCAGCACGAACAGGATTCCGCACAACGCCTGCCGGTCCGGCACCCTCGGCCGTCCCTCGACCAGCTTCGGCCCCGGCTTGGGCAGCAACGGCTCGATCAGGGCCCACAGTTCATCCGACACGATCCACGGCCGCGACTGACGTTTCCCCACGACCAGACCAACGAGCGGGCAGGCCAAAAGTCACATGATCAACCACTTCTGTTAGGACCTCTAACAGGAGCTCTTCTCGGCCCATGAGACAGCGGGGCTTTTGCGGGTCGGGCGCCAGGTCATCATGGTGATGAGTGCGGAGGTCCCGGAAGACGTCGCAGGCGGCGTCACGGTCCTGAAGGTCGACGGGCGTCACCTGATCATCACGGGCAGGCCGAGTGTGTCCACCATGGCGCCCGAAGCACCAGGCAGGTTCCTCTAACCCCTTGCAAAGCAACAGATGTTGGAGATGTCGGCGAGGCGTTCGGCTACGGGGTTTCCGTAACGCCGTTCCGTCACGCCCGCCGTTGGCGGCAGGCCCGAACCCGACAGCGGTCCGAGCAGTACACCGCTGCCCTCGACCGCTCGACCCCCACCGTCCACGACCACCCGCACACTAGGCACTCCGCCTGGTCACCCCGCTGCGTCGCAACCACCCGCTGCCGGGGCCGCTGAAGCCTCCGCCACCGCCATGACCTGCACCGACCCGAGCAGAGAACCGCCTCTGCCGCCATCGTCCGCGGCAGCGAATCACCGCACTCCCGGCAGTACCGCCGAGCCGTCCCGCCAGCCCCCACAACCCAGATCATGCAGGCCAACGCACCTCACGGCCAGGGATCAAAAACACCTACTCCGCCCCGCGGCGGCGCGGAGGCCATCTCGACGCCGAGCTGATCACCTGGCTCGAGGCCACCGGCGCCGAGCTGATCCAGCCGGCCACCGAACGCCGCCAGCGCACCCACCGGCTCCTGGACGCGGTCACCGAGATCATCAGCGAGGACCGCTGCATCCGCGCCGTCTGGTGCCCGGACAGCTTGAAGCCCGGGGTGGAGAAGCCGGACCTCTAAGACCTGCGGATCAGTAAACGGTACGCTGAACTCGCCTCCCACTACGGGAGGTTGGTGGACCCGGCCAGAGCTCGCGTCCGAAGGACAAGCCCAGAGCGGAGCGGCCGATGCCCTATATCCGGGATACATCCGGGACTCGTTCTGGAGCGGCCGCCGGTTCGCCTCCCTGGACCATAGGCAGGCCGATACCCTCGCCCGGGCCCGGGAGACTGGCGGCCGCCGCGCGTGGGGGCCGCTTCACGGGGCGGCACCGCTGACGGTGTTCGAGGCATCCGAAGCCGAGGTCCTCCTCCCGCTGCCCCAGACACCCTTCGTGCCGCTGGACCGGGCGCCCTCCGTGCCGGCGAAGTGGTCGACCGCAACGGCCGGCCCGGACGGTCTCCGGGTCATCCGCCGACCTCGCCATGCCCTGAGGGTTCAGGTCGACGTGCCTGTGAACCGGCGGCGAGGCGGCGTCACGCCGGCGAACGGCCCTTCCCGGGCTGCCTGCCTGTCCCGGCCCGGCGCCGCACGAGTTCGAAGGTCTCCCACGACACGGTGGCGATGGCCACCAGCGACAGCAGCAGGTAGAAGACGAAGAGCTTGTGCAGGTCGTCGAGGACGTACCAGATCGATGCGGTGGCACTGAACCAGAAGGCGACCCATGAGCCGGCGCCGCGTCTTTGGCCGCGTGCCGCGCTGACCAGGCAGCAGGCGGCGGCCAGTGCCAGCAGGGCGGCGATGGCGACGTACGAGTGCTGCCACCCGATATAGGCACGCCGCAGTTCGGAGTTGACCGCCACGGCCTCGGCCACCGGCCCCCAGCCCACCGCGCACGACAGACGTGTCGACCAGGGCAGCGTCACCAGGCCCAGCACGCCGGCCGCGATGGCGACCCGGCCGAAGTGAGCGGTGTCCACCAGTTGGCCACGTGCGCACAGCAGCGAAAGCAGACATCCGAGCAGAGCCAGTGCGCTGTCCGCGCAAGGGCGCAGTGATATACGGAACTTGTCCCTGAGAGCGGTTCGGCCGCCGGTTCGCGTCACCGGGGGCCCGGACGCGGTCGCCTGGACCGTCGGCAGGGACGCCTGAGCCAGGGCGCCGGCGAGGGCTGCGCGCATCTGCGCGGCATCGTCGAACCGTTCCTTCGGGTCCTTGCTCAGGGCGCGCAGGATCACCGCGTCCACCGCCGGTGGTATCTGCGCTCTCAGCCGGGAGACCGGCTCGGGTGTCGCGAACAGGTGCTGATGCATGATGGCGAAGGGCGATTCGCCACGGAACGGGGTCTGCCCGGTCAGCAGTTCGTGCAGCAGACACCCCATCGCGTACAGATCGGCCCGATGGTCGATCTCCGCCCCGTTGATCTGCTCAGGGGAAAGGTATGCGGGAGTACCGATCGCCGCGCCGCTGCCCGTGATGCGGGTGGCGGTCTCGGTGAAAGCCTTGGCGATACCGAAGTCGAGGACCTTCACGGTCTCGGGTCCGGTGACCATGATGTTCGAGGGCTTGATGTCCCTGTGCACGATCCCGCACTCGTGGCTGTGCCGCAGCGCGTCCAGCACCGCGCAGGCCGCGTTGACGGCGTCGACCACAGACAGTGGTCCGCCTCGCAGGACCTCGGCGAGCGTGGCGCCTTGCACGTACTCCATGACCAGGTAGGGCCGTGGGCCATCCGGATGCGGCTCCTCGCCGACGTCGTGGATGGTGGCCACCGCCGGATGGTTCAGCGCGGCAGCCGCGTGCGCCTCGCGCCGGAAACGGGCTCGTGACTGCGGATCGTGGGCCAGCGCCGAGGAGAGCACTTTCACCGCGACCGTGCGGCGCAGCCGCTGGTCCACCCCACGATGGACCGTTCCCATACCACCCTGACCAAGCTTCTCGGCCAGCTCGTACCGGCCGCCGAGGACCATGTCCCGCCCCACTCACGCCTCCCCTGAATTCAGAAACCCGGCGCAGCTTACGGCGCGAACTCCACGGGCCGACCGCCACCCTTCAGCCCGGCGGGTCGCAGGGCAGGCTCACCGGCGCACCGCCGAGCTCACGTGACCGGTCGGCCAGGGCCCGTGACCACCCGATTCCGGGCGATGCTCAGGCCGTCGCCCCGTGCAGCAGGATCGCGTCGACGAAGTCCGGGGCTCGACCGGCACCTATGCAGCCTTCGAGTGTCAGCTCCCACGCGGCCTCGGCCAGGTCGCAGAACGCCGAGGCCGGCCAGGCGGCCTGCATGTCGTTGTGCAGCGGCCCCGAGTTCCGGCCGCGTTCCACGAGCCTGTCGGTCCGGACGACGATCGCCTTGGCCCGCGTGCCGGGCTCGGGCAGACCCGAGACGTCCGGGCTCGACATAGACCAAGTTCCGCAGTTGGGCTAACGACGTGTACTCGGCGACCGGGGCGTTTAGTCGGCGACCGGCGTGGTCAGTACCCGCTCCACGGGTGTGGCGTCCGCCGCCCTGGCCCATCCGACCCACCCGGCCCACCCGGCCCGTCACGCACGTGCTGACGCACTGCGCGGCCATCTACGCACCTGCCAGTGCCGGACGCCGGGCTGCCGGCCGGTGGAACCGGTCAAGCACATGGCCACCCGCTTCCCTCGCCGCGATCTTGATCTGGGCTCGCAGATGACCAGAGGAAGGTGATTGGCCTGAGACCCCCTACAGGAAGCCTCAGGGCCAGAGTCAGCCGTTCTCGCCGTAGGCCGCTTGTCGGCTGGCCGACGCTCTCCTAGGTCTCGCTGCCGAGGATCTGGACGGTCCGGAAGGTGAGGAGGACTACGTCGACCCGGAGCGCGTTGCCCGGGGTAGGCCGCTGGAATCCGCGGGCGGGGTGCCAACTGGAGTTGACGGGGTACCCCGAGACGTACGGCATCCGCATCGGCGCAAGTGGTCAGGTGAGCACCCGCCGCCAGGCGTTCCGACAAGCGCACCAGGTTCTCACGCTCACGAGCAGATTCCGCGAGTGGAGCCAGGAACTTGCCCGTTCATCCGGGCATTCGGAACTCGCTCCTCAAGCGATCCATGCTTCGCTGTGCCGATGCCGGTCCAACCCCACGGCTGAGAACTCGTCCTCACCGGCGCTTGCCACGACGCCCAACCGCCGAAGTGCCTGAGAGATGGGACTGCCAGCAGGCGGAATCGGCTGGCCCTCCCGCACACGGACCGGCCCCAGCACAATGGTGCCGGCATCCCAGACGGCAGCCTGCTGCTCGCCCACACCGCCGAAGTACTCGGCTTCCACGTAGGCCACCGGCCCAGCGGCAGACCAGTCGGCCAGGGTCTTTCCGAACCCTCCCGGCAGCCGCCAGAACCCCAAAGCGCCCACGTCACTGCCGTCTGCGACGGAGTCGAAGAGGGCGTCTGTCACAGGCATCAGCGACAGGCCCTGCCCGATCGATGCCAGCCGCGCAGCAGGCAGGTCACACACCGCGCCACGCAGCACTTCCCCGCCAGCGATCACTGCTTGCAGGTCGTAACCCATACCAGCTCCCCCTCCACCGATCGGAGCCCCCATCTTGTCGCGGACGCCGAAGCCGAACCCGCACGGCACCCCCGACCAGGACCACCACACCCCCAGCGGGTCCTCGCCAGAGCACCGTCCAGATTCATCGAGCCCGCTGGTTTCGGTGTACGACAGCGGCCGGGCACCGGCGTTCCCGCGGACGAAAACCCAGCTGGTCGGGGTGCGACGCAAGCCCGCCGTGGGGCAGCCGCCGGTCACGTACATCTACACCGGTGGTACGGGGCCGGGTGTCCTTGTGAGAGCCGGAGCAGTCGGCGAAGACGCGGCCGCCGTCGGCCCCGGAGCGCCAGCAGATGCAACAGCGGCGCACCCGCACCGGCCGCGGCGAAGTGTTCCCGCGCCTCGTGTCGGGGATGTGCGGCCGGCGCGTGGACCGGCAAGCCCGGCGCCGGGCCGATCCACGCCGTAGAACGCGCCAAGACTGCGGCACCGTCTTCCAGACCCCGGCGCCGGCCAGGAGCTTCAGCGACGGGATGTGCCTGGCCTGCGACGAGCGGATCGAGCGCGGCCGCCGCGTCACTCTGTTCCCGATGGAACGCTCCTGCCAGCGCTGCCTGATGCAGCTGTTCCCGCTCACCGTATGGGCCTCGACGAGCGAACACGAGGACGTGAAGCCAGGATCGACCTGCTGCCGCAGTCGAACACCGTAGGGTTGCGAACCTCGCGCACATCGCCTTGGACGAGCCATGGGCGCCGCGCGGATCCATCGATCTGGAAGGTCGATGGCAGGCCGCCGATCGCTGCCACCGTTGCCTACGCCGCCTACGATGTGGCGGCCGCACCCAGAGGGCCATCCACGACGGTGCCAGCCTGGCGGGCGGCCACGCGGGCGCGGGCTACGGCGCGGAGATCGGCGCGGAGATCGGCTCCTTCGGAGGCCGGTTGGGACCGTGGTCGGCGGCGTCGTGGGCGGTGTGGCCGGCAGCGGGATCGTGGACGGGATCGAGGATTTGTGCTGGATGAGGGATCTGTTCTGGATGAGGAGATGGCTGGAGGGGCTGTTCGGAAAGGGACGGCCCCACACCGCGAATGTGTCCGCCCCGGGTGCCCCGGTGTGGGCCGAGCCGGAGATCCCCGATGAGGAACGGGCCGTCCTGCTTGTCGGCATCCTTGACGACCCCATGGCTCGCGAGGACGAGAAATACGACGCAGCGAGCGCTCTGGAGTTCCTTTCAGGTCCGTTCGTCGAATCGAGCCTGGCCCGGACCATCCGCGCCGAGGACTTCACGAGCGTGCTGGCCCAGCACTGCGCGGAGTCCCTCGGCGGGATCTGGGCCAGGACCGGCCGGGTGAACGCCGACTTCATGGCGGAGCTGCGGGGGCCGGCCAAGGACGAAGCCTTCGGCATCCTCGGCATCCGCGCCCCGCACCTACTCCCCCCCCCGGCGCCCTCTAGACGATCTTCAACCGCCGATGTAATTCCGCACCCGAGCGGTCACGATTCCCCAGGGGGATACTGATCGCGTCCGACACATCCCGGAATGGCTGATCAGAGCACCGGCGGCCCCGCCTCGATGCGGCGCAGCACCGGAGGGAGGCGGTCCAGGTCGGGGCCGGTCTGGATCTGTCGCTCGTCCCACCAGGTGGCGCCGGCGTCGTGCAGCGGACCGATCACGTTCTTGGCCTTCGCCGCGTCCGCGGACGTGGCACCGCCGAGCACGAGCTCGAAGGGCCGCTCAGCCTCGGCCGTACGGTGCTTGCGTACATAGCCGACCAGTTCCCGTACCTCCGCCACATCGGGCACGTGCCCGTGCCGGGCGGTCTCGAAGAGAGGCACCGCGCCGTCCCACCGGGCGGCCCGCCGCATGGGCAGGAGACGCGGCCAGAACCCTCCGATCCACATTGGCGGACCGGGCCGCTGCACGGTGGCAGGCAGCAGCGTCACGTCCCGGACTTCGTAGTGCCGGCCGCGGTGGTTCACCGGCTCGCCGGACCAGAAGCGCCGCAACAACTCCAGTCCCTCGTCAAGCCGCTCGGCGAGGAGGCGTGGCTCGGCGGCGTCGCCGAAGCTGCGGTATTCGTCGTCGATCGGACCGCCCAAGCCCGCGGCGAAGATCACCCGGCCACCGCTGAGGTGGTCCAAGGTGGCCACCTGGCGGGCCAGTTGCTGCGGACGGTATCGAGGGACCGGCGTCAGTAGAGTGCCCA is a genomic window of Streptomyces griseochromogenes containing:
- a CDS encoding protein kinase domain-containing protein is translated as MGRDMVLGGRYELAEKLGQGGMGTVHRGVDQRLRRTVAVKVLSSALAHDPQSRARFRREAHAAAALNHPAVATIHDVGEEPHPDGPRPYLVMEYVQGATLAEVLRGGPLSVVDAVNAACAVLDALRHSHECGIVHRDIKPSNIMVTGPETVKVLDFGIAKAFTETATRITGSGAAIGTPAYLSPEQINGAEIDHRADLYAMGCLLHELLTGQTPFRGESPFAIMHQHLFATPEPVSRLRAQIPPAVDAVILRALSKDPKERFDDAAQMRAALAGALAQASLPTVQATASGPPVTRTGGRTALRDKFRISLRPCADSALALLGCLLSLLCARGQLVDTAHFGRVAIAAGVLGLVTLPWSTRLSCAVGWGPVAEAVAVNSELRRAYIGWQHSYVAIAALLALAAACCLVSAARGQRRGAGSWVAFWFSATASIWYVLDDLHKLFVFYLLLSLVAIATVSWETFELVRRRAGTGRQPGKGRSPA
- a CDS encoding LLM class flavin-dependent oxidoreductase translates to MRFSINIPNFGDFADPRNVATVAAAAEQAGWDGLFVWDHVLHRRHQGRPFGDPWMLLTAAALATSRIRLGTLLTPVPRYRPQQLARQVATLDHLSGGRVIFAAGLGGPIDDEYRSFGDAAEPRLLAERLDEGLELLRRFWSGEPVNHRGRHYEVRDVTLLPATVQRPGPPMWIGGFWPRLLPMRRAARWDGAVPLFETARHGHVPDVAEVRELVGYVRKHRTAEAERPFELVLGGATSADAAKAKNVIGPLHDAGATWWDERQIQTGPDLDRLPPVLRRIEAGPPVL